The Sphingomonas sanxanigenens DSM 19645 = NX02 genome includes a region encoding these proteins:
- a CDS encoding glycosyltransferase has translation MRKFEGSGAAVPDVGFVIIGRNEGERLRLSLASILPKAQLVVYVDSGSKDGSVALARSHGIPVIELDTSIPFTAARARNAGAAWMMERVPDLPFIHFVDGDCELVDGWLEAALEAIGAEPDLASVCGRRRERHPGVSPYNWLCDREWNTPVGIADTCGGDALFRTGPFREVGGFSPDLIAGEEPDLCHRIRRAGWRIRRIEREMTVHDAAMTRFRQWWQRNRRSGYAMAEAVVRRGRENPRLWHRVVSNTFWSLPIAWPLWPLLWLRVCMKGGPVFASFITLGKLPHLQGQIDYWRKRRSRLIEYK, from the coding sequence ATGCGGAAATTCGAAGGCAGCGGTGCTGCCGTGCCCGATGTCGGCTTCGTCATCATCGGCCGGAACGAGGGGGAAAGGCTGCGCCTGTCGCTCGCCAGCATCCTGCCGAAGGCGCAACTCGTGGTCTATGTCGACTCGGGGTCGAAGGATGGCAGCGTCGCGCTGGCGCGCAGCCACGGCATTCCGGTGATCGAACTCGATACGTCGATCCCGTTCACCGCGGCGCGCGCGCGCAACGCCGGCGCGGCGTGGATGATGGAGCGCGTGCCCGATCTGCCCTTCATCCATTTCGTCGATGGCGATTGCGAACTGGTCGATGGCTGGCTCGAAGCCGCGCTCGAGGCGATCGGGGCGGAGCCCGACCTGGCCTCGGTCTGTGGCCGGCGGCGCGAACGCCACCCCGGCGTCAGCCCCTATAACTGGTTGTGCGATCGCGAATGGAACACGCCGGTGGGCATCGCGGATACCTGCGGCGGCGACGCGCTGTTCCGCACCGGGCCGTTCCGCGAGGTCGGCGGCTTCTCGCCCGATCTGATCGCGGGCGAGGAACCCGATCTGTGCCACCGCATCCGCCGTGCCGGCTGGCGCATTCGCCGGATCGAGCGCGAGATGACGGTGCATGACGCGGCGATGACACGCTTTCGCCAATGGTGGCAGCGCAACCGCCGCAGCGGCTATGCAATGGCGGAGGCGGTGGTGCGCCGCGGGCGTGAAAATCCGCGGCTGTGGCATCGCGTCGTCAGCAACACATTCTGGTCGCTGCCGATCGCCTGGCCGCTGTGGCCGCTGCTGTGGCTGCGCGTGTGCATGAAGGGCGGCCCGGTATTCGCCAGCTTCATCACGCTCGGCAAGCTGCCGCACCTGCAGGGGCAGATCGACTATTGGCGCAAACGCCGCAGCCGATTGATCGAGTATAAGTAA
- a CDS encoding glycosyltransferase family 2 protein, with product MMLLFVWLLCLIVALPVAVLAIECVTGAWARARAIAPAVGAPAFTVLMPAHDEAAGIAGPVRAVLAQLRPQDRLIVIADNCTDETAAIARGLGATVIERTDPERRGKGCALEFGRAHLSAGADTVVVIVDADCEPEPLALQRLAETAGRCHAVVQGAYLMLPPDDATAIVRVSCFAFLIKNLVRQRALAALAGAALLQGSGMAFPRELFRRIEWRPDSLVEDLDMGLDLLLEGEKVLFEETARFTSAASSQRGTEGQRRRWEHGMLHSMAVYVPRLLRAGLLMVALDLMVPPTVLLIGIAGLATFAALLLAGFSTPVLLLIGLELMLAIGLIGAWHAHGRALLPARSLAQLPAYLLWKLPIIAQFATRRQKQWIRTERKP from the coding sequence ATGATGCTGCTGTTCGTCTGGCTGCTCTGCCTGATCGTTGCGCTGCCCGTGGCGGTGCTCGCGATCGAGTGCGTCACCGGCGCCTGGGCACGGGCGCGGGCCATCGCGCCCGCCGTCGGCGCGCCCGCCTTTACCGTGCTGATGCCCGCGCACGATGAGGCTGCGGGCATCGCCGGGCCGGTGCGGGCGGTGCTCGCGCAACTTCGCCCCCAAGACCGGCTGATCGTGATCGCGGACAATTGCACCGACGAGACCGCCGCCATCGCACGCGGTCTGGGGGCGACGGTCATCGAGCGAACCGATCCCGAGCGGCGCGGCAAGGGCTGCGCGCTGGAATTCGGCCGGGCGCACCTGTCGGCGGGTGCCGATACGGTGGTGGTCATCGTCGACGCCGATTGCGAGCCGGAGCCGCTTGCGCTCCAGCGCCTCGCCGAGACTGCGGGGCGTTGCCACGCGGTGGTGCAGGGCGCCTATCTGATGCTGCCGCCGGATGACGCGACCGCGATCGTCCGCGTCTCCTGCTTCGCGTTCCTCATCAAGAATCTGGTGCGCCAGCGTGCGCTGGCCGCGTTGGCGGGAGCCGCGCTGCTGCAGGGCAGCGGCATGGCCTTTCCGCGCGAACTGTTCCGCCGCATCGAATGGCGGCCCGACTCGCTCGTCGAGGATCTGGACATGGGGCTGGACCTGCTGCTCGAAGGCGAAAAGGTGCTGTTCGAAGAGACGGCGCGTTTCACCAGCGCCGCCAGCTCGCAGCGTGGCACCGAGGGGCAGCGCCGCCGCTGGGAACATGGCATGCTGCATTCGATGGCGGTCTATGTGCCGCGCCTGCTGCGTGCAGGGCTGCTGATGGTGGCGCTCGACCTGATGGTGCCGCCCACGGTGCTGCTGATCGGCATCGCCGGCCTCGCGACATTCGCCGCGCTGCTGCTCGCCGGCTTCTCCACGCCTGTTCTCTTGCTGATCGGTCTCGAACTCATGCTCGCCATCGGCCTGATCGGCGCGTGGCACGCACATGGACGGGCTCTGCTGCCGGCGCGCAGCCTGGCGCAACTGCCGGCCTATCTGCTGTGGAAGCTGCCGATCATCGCCCAGTTCGCCACCCGCCGCCAGAAGCAATGGATCCGGACGGAACGAAAGCCATGA
- a CDS encoding 2OG-Fe(II) oxygenase, which yields MPLLSLTDLGGYRCFDFDQCHAAGEGLATAYRANAPFPHMVMDDFLDEDLLRQVVAEFPDSSGQDCFLRDQERYKFQFRPDECHGPATRVLFAELNSRAFLAFLSAMTGIEGLIADPYHAGAGLHETRRGGHLGIHADFPHHNDMNVDRRLNLLIYLNDDWDAGYGGALELWDRKMKAAEQRVLPLLGRAVVFNTDSDTFHGHPDPLNCPPERSRRSIATYYYTARKVEKGIERTTDFRRRPGTTDKRDWRIMMQHLKADWIPPVLQRRRSA from the coding sequence ATGCCACTGCTCAGTTTAACCGATCTCGGTGGTTACCGGTGCTTCGACTTCGACCAGTGCCATGCGGCCGGCGAAGGGCTTGCGACGGCCTATCGTGCCAACGCGCCCTTCCCGCACATGGTGATGGACGATTTCCTCGACGAGGATCTGCTGCGGCAGGTCGTCGCGGAATTTCCCGACAGCAGCGGGCAGGATTGCTTCCTGCGCGATCAGGAACGCTACAAGTTTCAGTTCCGCCCCGACGAGTGCCACGGCCCCGCGACGCGGGTGCTGTTCGCGGAACTCAACTCGCGCGCCTTTCTCGCCTTCCTCTCCGCGATGACGGGGATCGAGGGGCTGATCGCCGATCCCTATCATGCCGGTGCCGGCTTGCACGAAACGCGGCGCGGCGGCCATCTCGGCATCCATGCCGACTTTCCGCACCACAATGACATGAACGTCGACCGGCGGCTCAACCTGCTGATCTATCTCAATGATGATTGGGATGCCGGCTATGGCGGTGCGCTGGAGCTGTGGGATCGCAAGATGAAGGCGGCGGAGCAGCGGGTCCTGCCGCTGCTGGGCCGCGCCGTGGTGTTCAACACCGACAGCGATACCTTCCACGGCCACCCCGATCCGCTGAACTGCCCGCCCGAACGGTCGCGGCGCTCGATCGCGACCTATTACTACACCGCCCGCAAGGTGGAAAAGGGGATCGAGCGCACCACCGATTTCCGCCGCCGTCCCGGCACCACCGACAAGCGCGACTGGCGGATCATGATGCAGCATCTGAAGGCGGACTGGATCCCGCCCGTGCTGCAGCGCCGCCGCAGCGCCTGA
- a CDS encoding glycosyltransferase family 4 protein — MHIGLCSPHWPPSGAANGIVSYVAAVRNHFIASGHDASVIADGQLFLGDGRAVPLVQAENGGSLFARLGRKAMHRIDSLNDGAMPEVGRIIARQVNAARAIAPIDIVEMEESFGWSDTVRRRTAVPIVTRLHGPHFLKPPRPRTPDEQRADRQRIGAEGRAVRGARTLTAPTRAVMDATCNQYARAATAASNVIPNPIALAPPAIRWSAERCEPGHILAVGRFDYWKGADTMLRAFDTLLRSRPDARLTLVGPDMGLEVAAGKLVNYDAFVAEHLSPQAQARTRYLGKQTPDQITALRHTAQVTVCASRWENFPYALLEGFAAGCPMVCTDWPGGREIIVDGESGLLTPVGDADALAARLDMLLGNPALMTKIAEGGFIRCRDHFSVEAVGAQLLDCYSAALEGKS, encoded by the coding sequence GTGCATATCGGGCTTTGCTCCCCTCATTGGCCGCCATCTGGCGCGGCGAACGGTATCGTCAGCTATGTGGCGGCGGTGCGGAATCACTTCATCGCCAGCGGCCATGACGCGTCGGTGATCGCCGACGGCCAGCTGTTCCTGGGCGATGGCCGCGCGGTGCCGCTGGTTCAGGCAGAGAATGGCGGCAGCCTGTTCGCCAGGCTGGGTCGCAAGGCGATGCACCGGATCGATTCACTCAACGACGGCGCGATGCCCGAAGTCGGCCGAATCATCGCGCGGCAGGTGAACGCCGCACGCGCCATCGCGCCGATCGACATCGTCGAGATGGAGGAAAGCTTCGGCTGGTCGGATACCGTGCGCCGGCGCACCGCGGTGCCGATCGTCACCCGGCTTCACGGCCCGCATTTCCTGAAACCCCCGCGTCCGCGCACGCCCGACGAGCAACGCGCCGACCGGCAGCGCATCGGTGCCGAGGGTCGCGCCGTGCGCGGTGCGCGCACGCTCACCGCGCCGACCCGCGCGGTGATGGACGCGACCTGCAATCAATATGCGCGCGCAGCGACCGCCGCGAGCAACGTCATCCCCAATCCGATCGCGCTGGCGCCGCCCGCGATCCGCTGGAGCGCCGAGCGCTGCGAGCCCGGACATATCCTCGCCGTCGGCCGCTTCGATTACTGGAAGGGGGCGGACACGATGCTGCGCGCGTTCGACACGCTGCTGCGCAGCCGCCCCGACGCCCGCCTGACATTGGTCGGCCCGGACATGGGGCTGGAGGTCGCGGCGGGCAAGCTGGTCAACTATGACGCGTTCGTCGCCGAACATCTCTCGCCCCAGGCGCAAGCCCGCACGCGCTATCTGGGCAAGCAGACGCCCGACCAGATCACCGCGCTGCGCCATACCGCGCAGGTCACCGTCTGCGCCTCGCGCTGGGAGAATTTCCCCTATGCGCTGCTGGAAGGCTTCGCCGCAGGCTGCCCGATGGTCTGCACCGACTGGCCGGGGGGCCGGGAGATCATCGTCGATGGCGAGAGCGGCCTGCTGACCCCCGTCGGCGATGCCGATGCGCTGGCGGCGCGGCTGGACATGCTGCTGGGCAATCCGGCGCTCATGACGAAAATCGCAGAAGGCGGCTTCATCCGGTGCCGCGATCATTTCTCGGTAGAGGCGGTCGGGGCGCAGCTCCTCGACTGCTACAGCGCCGCACTGGAAGGCAAATCATGA
- a CDS encoding oligosaccharide flippase family protein, with protein MSHGQVQKLAPPAFDARALIRKLLEIAQRDTNVVVIFVVINNLLRAVSSVILTRLLVPEVFGIAGVIGSISFTVAMASDLGFQAFVVRHAEGDNRRFLDTVWTISLIRSAFLTVLLMALAEPIALLFDKPELAPIIFVSSLTFIIEGVASLTLLTALRNRQILRLSLLEAAVVVIQIIFAATLAYFWRNYWAILVAMLVSSSFKTLLSYVMFSNSARRFAWEPVFAKDLWKFARFVTGSSLISLVLAQSDKLLLARLMPLDDFGLYILAGNLASAPLAFTGAYASRVLYPTYSQLFREGVADLRAQFYAKRWMPSLLFTFAAGGLIGSAPLVITILYDPRYADAAIYLQILAIAPMLALASNAANEALTATGRIRATFEASVAKLIWLVIAAPTGFYLGGAIGLVLGVAMMEVAALALKWWQMHRASLLDMRQEMIFLAAGGAGILVGTIGDLIIRRLFI; from the coding sequence ATGAGTCACGGACAGGTCCAGAAGCTGGCACCGCCCGCGTTCGACGCGCGCGCATTGATCCGCAAGCTGCTGGAGATCGCACAGCGCGATACCAACGTCGTCGTCATCTTCGTGGTGATCAACAATCTGCTGCGCGCGGTCAGCAGCGTGATCCTCACCCGGCTGCTGGTGCCCGAGGTGTTCGGCATCGCCGGGGTCATCGGGTCGATCTCGTTCACCGTCGCGATGGCGTCGGATCTCGGGTTCCAGGCCTTCGTGGTCCGCCATGCCGAGGGCGACAATCGCCGCTTCCTCGATACGGTGTGGACGATCTCGCTGATCCGCTCCGCCTTCCTGACCGTGCTGCTGATGGCGCTCGCCGAGCCGATCGCGCTGCTGTTCGACAAGCCCGAACTGGCGCCGATCATCTTCGTCTCGTCGCTGACCTTCATCATCGAGGGGGTCGCCTCGCTGACCTTGCTGACGGCGCTGCGCAACCGCCAGATCCTGCGGCTGTCGCTGCTGGAGGCCGCGGTGGTGGTCATCCAGATCATCTTTGCCGCCACGCTCGCCTATTTCTGGCGGAACTACTGGGCGATCCTCGTCGCGATGCTGGTGAGCAGCAGCTTCAAGACGTTGCTCAGCTACGTGATGTTCTCCAACTCGGCGCGCCGCTTTGCCTGGGAACCGGTCTTCGCGAAGGATTTGTGGAAGTTCGCGCGGTTCGTCACCGGATCGAGCCTGATCTCGCTGGTGCTCGCGCAATCGGACAAGCTGTTGCTGGCGCGGCTGATGCCGCTCGACGATTTCGGCCTCTATATCCTTGCGGGCAACCTCGCATCCGCCCCCCTCGCCTTCACCGGCGCCTATGCCAGCCGCGTCCTCTACCCGACCTATTCGCAGCTCTTCCGCGAAGGCGTCGCCGATCTGCGCGCGCAATTCTACGCCAAGCGCTGGATGCCCTCGCTGCTGTTCACCTTCGCCGCGGGCGGCCTGATCGGATCGGCGCCGCTGGTGATCACCATCCTCTACGACCCGCGCTATGCGGACGCCGCCATCTACCTGCAGATCCTCGCGATCGCGCCGATGCTGGCGCTCGCCAGCAACGCCGCCAACGAGGCGCTCACCGCCACCGGCCGCATCCGCGCCACCTTCGAGGCGAGCGTCGCCAAGCTGATCTGGCTGGTGATCGCGGCACCCACCGGCTTCTATTTGGGCGGCGCCATCGGCCTTGTGCTGGGGGTCGCGATGATGGAGGTCGCCGCGCTGGCGCTCAAATGGTGGCAGATGCACCGCGCCAGCCTGCTCGACATGCGGCAGGAGATGATCTTCCTGGCGGCGGGCGGCGCGGGCATCCTGGTAGGAACGATCGGCGACCTGATCATCCGGCGGTTGTTCATCTGA
- a CDS encoding Imm50 family immunity protein produces the protein MSEFVSIPGWASLVEWFGCSPNFHDAEVLFLDLRRAPYSSTIRIHAWRTTSEVDEAGYFILDRHALVTFTIDGIQSLRLEDWNHQNVLAALWIERTGDEHALHLAGTYGMDGEIAATAISVAIEPFDQTANGC, from the coding sequence ATGAGCGAATTCGTGTCGATTCCGGGTTGGGCCAGCTTGGTTGAATGGTTCGGCTGCTCTCCCAACTTTCACGACGCTGAGGTCTTGTTTCTCGATCTCAGGCGCGCCCCGTACTCATCCACAATCCGGATCCATGCGTGGCGAACGACAAGCGAGGTCGACGAGGCCGGTTATTTTATCTTGGACCGCCATGCTTTGGTGACATTCACGATCGACGGTATCCAATCTTTAAGATTGGAAGACTGGAATCATCAGAACGTGCTCGCGGCGTTGTGGATTGAAAGGACCGGCGACGAGCACGCTCTGCATCTCGCCGGGACCTACGGGATGGATGGAGAGATCGCCGCGACCGCAATTTCGGTAGCGATCGAACCGTTCGATCAAACGGCGAATGGCTGTTAA
- a CDS encoding O-antigen ligase family protein — MPVGLIAVALVSVVLGVPFGGLGYLKPALHIAIVSGGSAWLFRHCLKAEHRDVVGNVALGVAVAMPLVVFSLPKLFMLQIVMLLWVPLIARGAFERMVPVYLFSMLLLPPLDMSVAVGSLKLFEFGMLDALGFGAGAAILFNPQKGRPGAQWDAVAIGIVLMIAAALSRDTSISNFLRASLNVMIDLGLPYYVVSRGIRNVDDVERTTLWLACGAVVFAAILGYEALRTWPMYNDLYAKYGVPMMLIVKARAGMLRAGGPFMEPTSAAMVLAMFTLALWVCRDHFRSWMYHGAVLSIAIFGLYAPQSRGAWIGLCIAILASDAIRGRFAPLMGKLMVIGAGAMALFTAAQFSPHLSESLGMSGNSSDTSEYRRMLFERGMEEFWRSPIYGYSTPQILERLEDLRQGEGIIDFVNTYIWIMLIGGSLGIVMFAGGFAVFLTALATSRPAQVPRLIAPTAFAFGCLLMVAEMLIFTSFGGRPAFYLFGIFGFSAALLGVRHWAVAEEVPALQPAPEVVPLVGFKALAS, encoded by the coding sequence ATGCCTGTCGGACTGATTGCCGTCGCGCTCGTCTCGGTGGTGCTGGGGGTGCCGTTCGGCGGCCTCGGCTATCTGAAGCCCGCGCTGCACATCGCCATCGTCAGCGGCGGTTCGGCGTGGCTGTTCCGCCATTGCCTTAAGGCGGAGCATCGCGACGTCGTCGGCAATGTCGCGTTGGGCGTCGCCGTGGCGATGCCGCTGGTCGTTTTCTCGCTGCCCAAGCTGTTCATGCTGCAGATCGTCATGCTGCTGTGGGTGCCGCTGATCGCTCGCGGCGCCTTCGAGCGGATGGTGCCGGTCTATCTCTTCTCGATGCTGCTGCTCCCGCCGCTCGACATGAGCGTGGCGGTGGGATCGCTCAAGCTGTTCGAATTCGGCATGCTCGATGCGCTGGGCTTCGGCGCCGGCGCCGCGATCCTGTTCAATCCGCAGAAGGGGCGGCCGGGCGCGCAATGGGATGCTGTGGCGATCGGCATCGTGCTGATGATCGCCGCGGCGCTTTCGCGCGACACCAGCATCTCCAACTTCCTGCGCGCCTCGCTCAACGTGATGATCGACCTCGGCCTGCCCTATTATGTCGTCAGCCGCGGCATTCGCAACGTCGACGATGTCGAGCGCACGACCTTGTGGCTGGCGTGCGGCGCGGTCGTGTTCGCCGCGATCCTCGGCTATGAGGCGCTGCGGACCTGGCCGATGTATAACGATCTCTATGCCAAATATGGCGTGCCGATGATGCTGATCGTCAAGGCACGCGCCGGCATGCTGCGCGCCGGCGGGCCGTTCATGGAGCCGACCTCGGCGGCGATGGTGCTGGCGATGTTCACGCTCGCGCTGTGGGTGTGCCGCGATCATTTCCGATCCTGGATGTATCATGGGGCGGTGCTGTCGATCGCGATCTTCGGCCTTTACGCCCCGCAATCGCGCGGCGCCTGGATCGGGCTGTGCATCGCCATCCTCGCCAGCGACGCGATCCGCGGCCGCTTCGCACCGCTGATGGGCAAGCTGATGGTGATCGGCGCCGGCGCGATGGCGCTGTTCACAGCCGCTCAATTCTCCCCCCACCTCTCCGAATCCCTGGGGATGTCGGGCAATTCCAGCGATACGTCCGAATATCGCCGGATGCTGTTCGAGCGCGGTATGGAAGAATTCTGGCGCAGCCCGATCTATGGCTATTCGACGCCGCAGATCCTCGAGCGGCTTGAAGACCTGCGCCAGGGCGAAGGCATCATCGACTTCGTCAACACCTATATCTGGATCATGCTGATCGGCGGCAGCCTCGGCATCGTGATGTTCGCCGGCGGTTTCGCCGTCTTCCTCACTGCGCTCGCCACCTCGCGCCCCGCCCAGGTACCTCGCCTGATCGCGCCGACCGCCTTCGCCTTCGGCTGCCTGCTGATGGTGGCGGAGATGCTGATCTTCACCTCCTTCGGCGGCCGCCCCGCCTTCTACCTGTTCGGCATCTTCGGCTTCTCCGCCGCGCTGCTGGGGGTACGCCACTGGGCGGTGGCGGAAGAGGTGCCGGCGCTGCAGCCCGCGCCGGAAGTGGTGCCGCTGGTCGGATTCAAGGCGCTGGCGTCGTAG
- a CDS encoding WecB/TagA/CpsF family glycosyltransferase, translating to MAAPPGVGGALAQSTVQFIDVSFTMQGTDSVIEKVRDRPATAPFAYIVTPNVDHVVRLQRSRSDLWPAYRAAWMTLCDSRILARLAKRVGFALPVVPGSDLTAELFEHVIQPNDRVAIVGGRPAVIAQLAEQYGLTDVVHHDPPMGFIHNPIAVADAVRFLMNARARYIFLAVGSPQQEILAYRAKRAGGITGIGFCVGASLDFLTGVQDRAPPILQRMSLEWLYRLGSNPRRMWRRYLIEGPEIFQIERSWRRGRTQQ from the coding sequence ATGGCCGCACCCCCAGGCGTCGGCGGCGCGCTGGCGCAGTCGACCGTCCAGTTCATCGACGTGTCCTTCACGATGCAGGGCACGGATTCGGTGATCGAGAAGGTCCGTGACCGCCCGGCGACGGCGCCCTTCGCCTATATCGTCACCCCCAATGTCGATCATGTCGTGCGGCTGCAGCGCAGCCGGTCGGATCTGTGGCCGGCCTATCGCGCGGCGTGGATGACGCTGTGCGACAGCCGCATCCTCGCGCGGCTGGCGAAGCGGGTGGGCTTCGCGCTGCCGGTGGTTCCCGGCAGCGACTTGACAGCCGAACTGTTCGAGCATGTCATCCAGCCGAACGATCGGGTCGCGATCGTCGGCGGGCGCCCCGCGGTGATCGCGCAGCTCGCCGAACAATATGGGCTGACCGATGTCGTGCATCATGATCCGCCGATGGGTTTCATCCACAACCCGATCGCCGTGGCGGACGCGGTGCGCTTCTTGATGAACGCTCGGGCGCGCTACATCTTCCTCGCCGTGGGATCGCCGCAGCAGGAGATCCTGGCCTATCGCGCCAAGCGTGCCGGCGGCATCACCGGCATCGGTTTCTGCGTCGGCGCCAGCCTCGATTTCCTGACCGGCGTGCAGGATCGCGCGCCGCCGATCCTGCAGCGCATGTCGCTGGAATGGCTCTATCGGCTGGGATCGAACCCGCGCCGGATGTGGCGGCGCTACCTGATCGAAGGCCCCGAAATCTTCCAGATCGAACGGAGCTGGCGACGCGGCCGGACGCAGCAATAG
- a CDS encoding polysaccharide biosynthesis/export family protein produces the protein MAATAPATAEPAPGPTPRVTATVPPVSQYRVNPGDDLDVFVWGEERMQRSVRVQPDGTFSFPLAGTIKAMGRNVTDIAADIRERIAVNYRSTAPDVTVSVRDATGLRFFVVGKVRTPGSFSSGSAVNILQALSMAGGAAEFADISNAVILRQTPSGQIVEPVQLNTVLKGGRALKAGSLSRPLPMLMSGDVLVIP, from the coding sequence ATGGCTGCAACAGCCCCCGCCACCGCCGAACCGGCGCCCGGTCCCACACCGCGGGTGACCGCCACGGTGCCGCCGGTCAGCCAGTATCGCGTCAACCCGGGTGACGACCTCGACGTTTTCGTGTGGGGCGAGGAACGCATGCAGCGCTCGGTGCGCGTCCAGCCCGACGGCACCTTTTCCTTTCCGCTGGCGGGCACGATCAAGGCGATGGGCCGCAACGTGACCGATATCGCCGCCGACATCCGGGAACGCATCGCGGTCAACTACCGCTCGACCGCGCCCGATGTCACCGTTTCGGTGCGCGATGCCACGGGACTGCGCTTCTTCGTGGTCGGCAAGGTCCGTACGCCGGGCAGCTTTTCCAGCGGTTCGGCCGTCAACATCCTGCAGGCGCTCAGCATGGCCGGCGGTGCGGCCGAATTCGCCGACATCAGCAATGCCGTCATCCTGCGCCAGACGCCTTCCGGCCAGATCGTCGAGCCGGTGCAACTCAACACCGTCCTGAAGGGCGGCCGGGCGCTCAAGGCCGGCAGTCTTTCGCGGCCCCTGCCGATGCTCATGAGCGGTGACGTCCTTGTCATCCCGTGA
- a CDS encoding GumC family protein has product MTAQQTADGLGIYPREILAILFRRRYWLLLPVLVGLIGAVGAIVMQRPMYKSQATLLIDSAQIVLGPGTTPLSSIANERIAKIRQQVVSRDSLSALIRENGLYPKERAAMEFENVLAIARSAIGVDLVGANQNNNNGSTIAFTLSFTYQDAGKARAVTERLTKQFLVEDKRFRTQQAEGTATFLGRRAEELRRQLSELEEKRRGVEARYAGALPSHIALSAQSGAALRAEVSRIDAESQGIAQQNGILVTTIRSAQQAPPPGQEAVRRAEEKLNQLEAVYSDDYPGVVAARAALAREQAAARRAQPDGRADVIEAEIASGRARIDMLAARRSELVAAIADLDHRSAQAPQAAYELNMIEREYDNIKRQYEALREKQLDAQVAANLQSEDKGERFSVVDEPSMPHESLGTKPMILLLMGVFGGGGAGVALALGFELLRGTIHGEETLTKLLKAPPLGVVPVTRQPSVLPWFFGRNKTGRATAPAGMMGGKRYAG; this is encoded by the coding sequence ATGACCGCTCAACAGACCGCCGATGGCCTGGGGATTTATCCACGCGAGATCCTCGCGATCCTTTTTCGCCGCCGTTACTGGCTGCTGCTGCCGGTACTGGTCGGCCTCATCGGTGCGGTCGGCGCCATCGTCATGCAGCGCCCGATGTACAAATCGCAGGCGACGTTGCTGATCGATTCGGCGCAGATCGTGCTCGGGCCGGGCACCACCCCGCTCAGCAGCATCGCCAACGAACGCATCGCCAAGATCCGCCAGCAGGTCGTCAGTCGCGACAGCCTGAGCGCGCTCATCCGCGAGAACGGGCTCTACCCCAAGGAGCGCGCGGCGATGGAGTTCGAGAATGTGCTGGCGATCGCGCGCAGTGCGATCGGCGTCGACCTCGTCGGCGCGAACCAGAACAACAACAACGGCAGCACGATCGCCTTCACCCTTTCCTTCACCTACCAGGACGCCGGAAAGGCGCGCGCGGTGACCGAGCGGCTGACCAAGCAGTTCCTGGTCGAAGACAAGCGCTTCCGCACCCAGCAGGCCGAAGGCACCGCGACCTTCCTCGGCCGCCGCGCGGAGGAACTCCGCCGCCAGCTCAGCGAGCTGGAAGAGAAGCGCCGCGGCGTCGAGGCCCGTTATGCCGGCGCGCTGCCGAGCCATATCGCGCTCAGCGCCCAGTCCGGCGCCGCGCTGCGCGCCGAGGTTTCGCGCATCGACGCCGAATCGCAGGGCATCGCGCAGCAGAACGGCATTCTCGTAACGACGATACGGTCCGCGCAGCAGGCGCCGCCCCCGGGCCAGGAAGCCGTGCGCCGCGCGGAGGAGAAGCTCAACCAGCTCGAGGCGGTCTATTCCGACGATTATCCCGGCGTGGTCGCCGCGCGCGCCGCGCTGGCACGCGAACAGGCGGCTGCCCGCCGGGCGCAGCCCGACGGTCGCGCCGACGTGATCGAGGCGGAGATCGCATCCGGCCGCGCGCGCATCGACATGCTCGCCGCGCGGCGCAGCGAGCTGGTCGCCGCCATCGCCGACCTCGACCATCGTTCTGCGCAGGCACCGCAGGCCGCCTACGAGCTGAACATGATCGAGCGCGAATATGACAACATCAAGCGCCAATATGAGGCGCTCCGCGAGAAGCAGCTCGATGCGCAGGTCGCCGCCAACCTCCAGTCGGAGGACAAGGGCGAGCGCTTCTCGGTGGTGGACGAGCCCAGCATGCCGCACGAGTCGCTGGGCACGAAGCCGATGATCCTGCTGCTGATGGGCGTGTTCGGCGGGGGCGGTGCCGGCGTGGCGCTGGCACTCGGTTTCGAACTGCTGCGCGGCACCATCCATGGCGAGGAGACGCTGACCAAGCTCCTCAAGGCACCGCCCCTGGGCGTCGTGCCGGTCACCCGGCAGCCGAGCGTGCTGCCCTGGTTCTTCGGGCGCAACAAGACCGGACGGGCAACAGCGCCCGCCGGCATGATGGGAGGAAAACGCTATGCAGGCTGA